A single region of the Thermotoga profunda AZM34c06 genome encodes:
- a CDS encoding ABC transporter permease subunit: MKAYKRQKTQVYTTLTILTLLVMFPVYYAFVMATLNSVESYSYPPRFIPSSHLFENMKEAWKNAGMGRLMFNSAFTATVVAVAKICFSILAAFAFTYFGDFKGKYLFFGLILITHMLPLPVRLLPTYDMMKTFGWVNTYYALTIPFFASATGTLLFRQLFLTVPSSLADAARIDGAGPMRFLWHILVPLSKTNMGALFLIEFNYIWNEYLWPLVITTTKEMRVVQIGIKILLASEAQAADWNIIMAGTIMAMLPPLIMLLIFQKTFMEGFSMKEEK, translated from the coding sequence GTGAAGGCTTACAAAAGGCAAAAAACTCAAGTATATACAACACTGACGATCCTGACACTTTTGGTAATGTTTCCGGTGTATTATGCATTCGTTATGGCAACATTAAACTCGGTAGAATCTTACAGTTACCCACCAAGATTCATACCAAGCAGTCACTTGTTTGAAAATATGAAGGAAGCTTGGAAAAATGCTGGCATGGGTAGATTGATGTTCAACAGCGCTTTCACCGCAACCGTAGTTGCTGTGGCAAAGATATGTTTTTCAATTCTTGCAGCCTTTGCCTTTACTTATTTTGGCGACTTTAAAGGTAAGTATCTATTTTTTGGATTGATATTAATAACCCACATGTTGCCATTACCTGTGAGACTTCTTCCAACATATGACATGATGAAAACCTTTGGATGGGTTAACACTTATTACGCATTGACAATACCGTTCTTTGCAAGTGCAACTGGTACACTCCTGTTTAGACAGCTTTTTCTCACTGTCCCATCATCTCTCGCCGATGCCGCGAGAATCGATGGTGCTGGACCGATGAGATTTCTCTGGCACATTCTTGTCCCGCTTTCGAAGACAAATATGGGAGCTTTATTTTTGATAGAATTCAACTACATATGGAATGAATACCTTTGGCCTCTTGTGATAACTACTACTAAGGAAATGAGAGTAGTACAAATAGGCATAAAGATACTCTTAGCATCTGAAGCACAAGCCGCTGACTGGAACATAATAATGGCAGGAACAATAATGGCAATGTTACCACCTCTGATCATGTTGCTCATCTTTCAAAAAACATTTATGGAAGGCTTCAGTATGAAAGAAGAAAAATAA
- a CDS encoding carbohydrate ABC transporter permease, producing MPYILLLPSIAVIVVFFLIPTIRSIYQSFFRVSPFGDRRIFVGFGNFSRLFSSTAYVDSLIRTLIFAGSVVLIGLVFCVIVAALLNQKLRGMTIYRTFFIWTYAISPAIAGTVWALMFNPATGPVVYLIKLLTGKTINWMNDGNLALAIVIIAAVWKMMGYNIIFYLAGLQAVPDELLEAAAIDGANGIKRFIRVTLPLLSPTTFFLLIMNMLYAFFEVFGLIDIMTKGGPGNATEVLVYKLYRDGFIAIDIGFASAQSVVLFIFVTILTVLQFRYTQQRVFYG from the coding sequence ATGCCATATATCCTTCTTTTACCATCAATAGCGGTAATTGTGGTCTTCTTTTTGATACCAACGATTCGTTCAATATACCAGAGTTTTTTCAGAGTATCACCTTTTGGTGATCGTCGGATCTTTGTGGGATTTGGAAATTTCTCAAGACTCTTTAGTTCAACAGCCTATGTTGATAGCTTGATAAGAACGTTGATCTTTGCGGGTTCAGTGGTTCTGATTGGCCTTGTTTTCTGTGTCATAGTTGCAGCATTACTTAACCAAAAACTCCGTGGAATGACGATTTACAGAACCTTTTTCATATGGACTTATGCTATCTCTCCAGCGATTGCAGGCACCGTATGGGCTCTGATGTTCAATCCAGCAACAGGTCCAGTAGTTTATCTGATAAAACTTCTCACAGGAAAAACAATCAACTGGATGAACGATGGAAATTTGGCTTTGGCTATTGTCATTATCGCTGCTGTGTGGAAGATGATGGGATATAACATCATATTTTATCTTGCGGGTTTACAAGCCGTTCCAGATGAATTGCTGGAAGCGGCTGCGATAGACGGTGCGAATGGGATAAAAAGATTTATCAGAGTGACCTTGCCCTTACTTTCGCCGACGACATTCTTTTTGCTCATAATGAATATGCTCTATGCTTTTTTCGAGGTTTTCGGCTTGATCGATATCATGACTAAAGGTGGTCCTGGTAATGCAACTGAGGTACTGGTTTACAAACTGTACAGGGATGGTTTTATAGCTATAGATATTGGTTTTGCGTCAGCACAGTCCGTTGTGCTGTTTATCTTTGTAACGATACTGACTGTCCTACAATTCAGATACACCCAACAAAGAGTTTTCTATGGTTAG
- a CDS encoding ABC transporter permease subunit, whose amino-acid sequence MEKLRKILLSNAVPIAFLVLSISAVLIAKIPPLFLLSEVVRRLSRNTFLVLSLLIPVVAGMGLNFGIVLGAMAGQTAMFFVVDWKMKGIPGIVVSMLLGSAIAVILGWIVGLVLNRAKGREMITSMILGFFANGVYQLIFLFFIGSIIPFKTKQFLLPEGVGLRNTVDLYGTIASALNKPWTIQIGTVRIFMIPILITVILCFFIYFLFKTKLGQDIRAVGQDMHIAEVAGINVNRLRIISVIMSTVLAAIGQIIYLQDISTINTYNSHEQVGLFSIAALLVGGASTRKASIWNAIIGVLLFHTLFVVAPSAGNKLFGQPQVGEFFREFLAYAVIAFALAMHGWSAKKQKH is encoded by the coding sequence ATGGAAAAATTAAGAAAAATCTTACTATCAAACGCAGTCCCCATAGCCTTTTTGGTTCTTTCCATCTCAGCGGTTTTGATTGCAAAGATACCTCCGTTGTTTTTGTTAAGTGAAGTTGTCCGGCGACTCAGTAGAAATACCTTTTTAGTGCTTTCGCTTCTTATACCAGTAGTTGCTGGAATGGGTTTGAATTTTGGTATCGTTCTTGGGGCTATGGCTGGACAAACAGCGATGTTCTTCGTGGTAGATTGGAAGATGAAAGGTATACCAGGAATTGTCGTATCTATGCTCCTTGGATCGGCTATAGCAGTCATCTTGGGATGGATTGTGGGACTTGTTCTAAACAGGGCAAAGGGTAGAGAGATGATCACATCGATGATCCTTGGCTTTTTTGCAAATGGGGTTTATCAGTTAATCTTTTTATTCTTTATAGGCTCGATAATTCCGTTTAAAACGAAACAATTTTTACTCCCTGAAGGTGTCGGTTTGAGAAATACAGTAGACCTTTATGGAACTATTGCATCGGCCTTGAACAAACCCTGGACAATTCAAATAGGAACTGTGAGAATTTTTATGATACCGATACTCATAACAGTTATTCTTTGTTTTTTCATATACTTTTTGTTCAAAACAAAACTCGGTCAAGATATCAGAGCGGTAGGTCAAGATATGCACATAGCTGAGGTTGCTGGGATAAATGTGAACAGGCTCAGAATAATATCGGTGATTATGTCCACAGTTCTTGCGGCAATAGGTCAGATCATATACCTGCAGGATATAAGTACCATAAATACTTATAACAGTCACGAGCAAGTTGGGCTGTTCTCGATTGCTGCATTACTCGTTGGTGGTGCGTCGACAAGGAAGGCTTCTATCTGGAATGCGATAATAGGTGTTTTGTTGTTTCATACCCTATTTGTTGTTGCGCCGAGTGCTGGAAACAAATTGTTTGGACAACCTCAAGTTGGAGAATTTTTCAGGGAATTTCTTGCTTATGCAGTAATAGCATTTGCACTTGCAATGCATGGTTGGAGTGCAAAAAAGCAAAAGCATTAG
- a CDS encoding ABC transporter substrate-binding protein: protein MKRLVLIIVSLATLFSLTLAKTTITLWHAMSGANLTALEQIVKDFNATHPDIEVVAVFTGSYAETLTKAIAAYRNNTQPHIVQVYEVGLQTMLDSGAIVPVFELAEPDFDWGDIVVPILNYYSVDGKLYSMPFNSSTAILYYNKDIFQKAGLDPNKPPTTFDEVFEYGKKIVESKAALGGIAFGWPAWVFEQMHALHAQFYANNENGRKAKASEVYFNKDFGVKVFSEWIRWAQNGVLVYGGREYNANNAFLAGQVAMLIQSTSSVGSIESKANFKVGTTFLPRIPGYPKGNSVIGGATLWVMKGKPKDDYKAVWEFLKYVAKPEVSQKWHKSTGYFPTSNSALKGLLDEGWFSEHPNHLTAFLQILSGINRPESQGVRLGNFVAIRDVVDSAFEKALQYKGPDIEKVAKSILDDAAKQCNQILKDYISLYGK from the coding sequence ATGAAGCGGTTGGTTTTGATAATTGTATCTTTAGCCACCCTTTTTAGTCTCACACTCGCTAAAACAACCATAACACTTTGGCATGCTATGAGTGGAGCAAACCTCACGGCTCTTGAACAAATCGTGAAAGACTTCAATGCAACTCATCCAGATATCGAAGTTGTCGCGGTATTCACAGGAAGCTATGCTGAAACTCTCACCAAAGCCATTGCAGCTTACAGAAACAATACACAACCACACATAGTTCAAGTATACGAAGTTGGCCTTCAGACAATGCTTGACAGTGGTGCTATTGTGCCAGTTTTTGAGCTTGCGGAACCAGATTTTGACTGGGGAGATATAGTGGTACCCATTCTAAATTATTATTCCGTTGATGGAAAACTCTATTCAATGCCATTCAATTCATCCACAGCTATTCTATACTACAACAAAGATATCTTCCAGAAGGCTGGTCTTGATCCCAATAAACCCCCAACAACCTTTGATGAAGTCTTCGAATATGGAAAGAAAATAGTTGAATCAAAGGCTGCCTTAGGCGGAATCGCCTTTGGATGGCCTGCATGGGTTTTCGAACAAATGCACGCGCTTCATGCACAATTCTATGCGAATAACGAAAATGGGAGAAAAGCAAAGGCAAGCGAGGTTTATTTCAACAAAGATTTTGGTGTTAAAGTCTTCAGTGAATGGATTAGATGGGCGCAAAATGGCGTTCTTGTTTATGGTGGAAGGGAGTACAATGCCAACAATGCATTTTTGGCAGGTCAAGTGGCAATGTTGATTCAATCCACATCTTCGGTTGGCTCTATAGAAAGTAAAGCCAACTTTAAAGTCGGTACGACTTTCCTACCGAGAATCCCAGGATATCCAAAGGGAAATTCTGTTATTGGTGGTGCAACTCTTTGGGTCATGAAAGGAAAACCAAAAGATGATTACAAAGCAGTTTGGGAGTTCTTGAAATACGTTGCAAAACCAGAGGTCTCTCAAAAATGGCACAAGTCAACAGGCTATTTCCCAACAAGCAATAGTGCTTTAAAAGGACTTCTCGATGAAGGTTGGTTTTCAGAACATCCAAATCACCTAACTGCTTTCTTACAGATTTTGAGTGGAATCAACAGACCTGAATCTCAGGGTGTGAGATTGGGCAATTTCGTAGCAATAAGAGATGTTGTAGATTCTGCATTTGAGAAAGCATTGCAATACAAAGGACCAGATATTGAAAAAGTAGCAAAATCAATACTCGATGACGCGGCAAAACAATGTAACCAGATTCTTAAAGATTACATCTCTCTGTATGGTAAATAA
- a CDS encoding sugar ABC transporter ATP-binding protein translates to MEKVLEMKNISKSFYGNQVLKNVNIDLMPGEVHGLVGENGAGKSTLMNILFGMPVIHSTGGFEGEIFINGQKVNIDSPRKAMELGIGMVHQEFMLLPGFTIVENIKLNREITKSNIISKVFGRSLETLDFSSMRKDAKEALTSIGMNVDEFLPVAGLPVGHKQFIEIAREIDKKNLKLLVLDEPTAVLSETEAEKLLDAVKFLSSKGISILFISHRLVEVLKVSNRITILRDGIVVDQGSASSFTISEIAEKMVGRKLDSVGLPFRKREPSEADIIMSIKNLKVEMPGENVKDFSINIRRGEILGIGGLAGHGKLGIANGIAGIFPAVGEILFEGKPYKLNDPAYALKNGVVYLSEDRRGVGLLLNESIEMNIAATAIEAFDEFTKRLLVFKVYDKKTIREHALKMIKELDIRCKSPTQPVRRLSGGNQQKVCLARAFTLKPKILFVSEPTRGIDVGAKKLVLDHLVKMNRDYGITIVMTSSELAELRTICDRIALVAEGRLSAILPPDASDAQFGLAMAGELQEVDASE, encoded by the coding sequence GTGGAAAAAGTCCTTGAAATGAAGAACATCAGCAAATCTTTCTACGGTAACCAGGTCCTCAAAAATGTGAATATCGATTTGATGCCTGGTGAAGTTCACGGCCTTGTTGGAGAAAATGGTGCTGGTAAGTCCACTTTGATGAATATCCTTTTTGGAATGCCTGTGATTCATTCAACTGGCGGTTTTGAGGGAGAAATATTCATAAATGGTCAGAAGGTTAACATTGATTCTCCAAGAAAGGCTATGGAACTTGGCATAGGTATGGTTCACCAAGAATTTATGTTATTGCCAGGATTCACCATTGTAGAAAACATCAAACTCAATAGAGAAATAACCAAGAGTAATATTATCAGCAAGGTTTTTGGAAGATCTCTGGAGACTCTTGACTTCTCATCAATGAGAAAGGATGCAAAAGAAGCACTTACTTCAATTGGTATGAATGTCGATGAATTCTTGCCCGTTGCAGGACTGCCCGTTGGTCACAAACAATTCATAGAAATAGCCAGAGAAATAGACAAGAAAAATTTGAAATTACTTGTTCTTGACGAGCCAACAGCGGTCTTATCAGAGACAGAGGCTGAAAAACTTCTTGATGCAGTTAAATTTCTTTCTTCAAAAGGCATATCAATCCTTTTCATATCTCACAGGCTTGTTGAAGTGCTGAAAGTTTCTAACAGAATAACTATCTTAAGAGATGGGATTGTCGTTGATCAGGGATCTGCCTCGTCTTTTACGATATCTGAGATCGCGGAGAAAATGGTTGGACGAAAATTAGATTCAGTTGGTTTGCCATTTAGGAAGAGAGAACCTTCAGAAGCGGACATAATAATGTCTATCAAGAATTTGAAAGTAGAGATGCCAGGTGAGAATGTGAAAGATTTCAGTATAAATATTCGAAGGGGAGAAATACTCGGTATAGGAGGACTCGCAGGTCACGGGAAACTCGGTATAGCAAATGGCATAGCGGGTATATTCCCCGCAGTTGGAGAGATTTTGTTTGAAGGTAAACCATACAAGTTGAACGATCCAGCTTATGCTTTGAAAAACGGAGTGGTGTATCTATCTGAAGATCGTAGAGGTGTTGGACTTTTACTCAACGAATCCATAGAAATGAACATAGCAGCAACAGCAATAGAGGCATTTGATGAATTTACAAAGCGACTCCTTGTCTTCAAGGTGTACGATAAGAAAACAATCAGAGAACATGCACTCAAAATGATCAAAGAACTTGATATAAGATGCAAATCTCCCACTCAACCAGTTAGGAGATTGAGTGGTGGAAATCAGCAAAAGGTATGTTTAGCCAGAGCTTTTACTTTGAAACCAAAAATTCTTTTCGTGTCAGAGCCGACGAGGGGCATCGATGTTGGGGCAAAGAAACTTGTACTTGACCATCTGGTTAAGATGAATAGAGATTATGGTATCACAATAGTTATGACATCGAGTGAACTTGCCGAACTCAGAACAATTTGTGACAGAATAGCCCTTGTTGCCGAGGGAAGACTTTCTGCAATTTTACCACCAGATGCATCCGATGCGCAATTTGGACTCGCAATGGCTGGAGAATTACAGGAGGTGGATGCAAGTGAATAA
- a CDS encoding ABC transporter permease subunit: MNKLFDFLKRMDIPTLIIFIFLIGLFVLAAFTNVSIPSLIGDSLKRIGMNGVLVLAMVPTIRSGIGPNFGLPIGIIGGLISALISMQLGLVGFTGLWFSVLLAIAFCTAIGFAYGWLLERVRGQEMMVGTYMGYSIVAFMSIMWLLLPFSNPDMVWAIGGRGLRYTLTLQNYFGQVLNNFLKFKIGGIEVPTGLLLFFAGSCFAVYLFFKTRLGLAIDLTGQNERYAISSGVNTKRARLIAVTFSTIIGGVGIIVYAQSYGFLQLYQAPLFMTFPAVASILIGGASIRRASITNVVVGTVAFQTLLTIALPVLSQITRGDITEVMRLIVSNGMILYALTRTPKEAN, from the coding sequence GTGAATAAACTCTTTGATTTTCTAAAGCGTATGGACATACCAACTTTGATAATCTTCATCTTTCTCATAGGCCTTTTTGTCTTGGCTGCCTTTACGAATGTCTCAATCCCATCTCTAATAGGTGATTCGTTGAAGAGAATCGGGATGAACGGTGTTTTAGTGCTTGCGATGGTACCAACTATAAGATCTGGTATTGGTCCAAATTTTGGTCTTCCAATTGGAATAATCGGTGGACTCATCAGTGCGTTGATCAGTATGCAACTTGGTCTTGTTGGATTCACTGGTCTTTGGTTTTCTGTATTACTGGCTATAGCATTTTGTACAGCCATTGGTTTTGCTTATGGTTGGCTTCTCGAAAGAGTTCGTGGGCAAGAGATGATGGTAGGAACATATATGGGTTATTCAATAGTTGCATTCATGTCTATTATGTGGTTATTGTTACCTTTCTCCAATCCCGATATGGTCTGGGCAATTGGTGGTAGGGGGTTGAGGTATACATTGACTCTTCAGAATTATTTTGGGCAGGTATTGAACAATTTCTTGAAATTCAAAATTGGAGGGATTGAAGTACCAACTGGATTGTTACTATTTTTCGCAGGTAGTTGTTTTGCCGTTTATTTATTTTTCAAAACGAGGTTAGGTCTTGCCATTGATTTGACAGGTCAGAATGAACGCTATGCGATAAGTTCGGGTGTGAACACAAAAAGAGCAAGATTGATTGCTGTAACATTTTCCACGATCATAGGTGGTGTCGGGATCATAGTATATGCACAGAGTTATGGTTTCTTACAACTATATCAAGCTCCGTTGTTCATGACCTTTCCTGCAGTGGCTTCTATTTTAATAGGAGGTGCTTCCATAAGGAGGGCTTCTATAACAAATGTCGTTGTTGGAACTGTCGCTTTTCAGACACTTCTGACGATAGCTTTACCTGTCCTGAGTCAAATAACAAGGGGAGACATAACAGAAGTTATGAGATTAATTGTGAGCAATGGAATGATTCTATATGCACTAACCAGGACTCCAAAGGAGGCGAACTGA